The proteins below come from a single Aegilops tauschii subsp. strangulata cultivar AL8/78 chromosome 6, Aet v6.0, whole genome shotgun sequence genomic window:
- the LOC109783863 gene encoding probable LRR receptor-like serine/threonine-protein kinase At1g51810, producing MVINFICWPSTKPAWILALLLNLVPMIQVHGQPPSSGFISIDCGLRNSSSYNDSATGLWFDPDDGYVEGGMRKQISQKFMADPFNEQQKTLMSFPDGSRNCYTLPSTIGKKYLLRATFTYGNYDGLNKTLDGSLFLFGLHIGVNSWEAVNLTNWDHTSILWKELLTVAPSNSLSVCLVNLGSGIPFISSLELRPLEDTMYPFVNTSVSISLLARTRFGNVADSITRYPTDNYDRIWESDSTSYPGVILSTTNKVESLPGNNFFNIPSVIMQNALTVDMNFSRSRIIITPPEGPNIDTKNMQLLPIFHFAEINGSNPNRRFDIYSAGELLFSDFSPSRFQVDSMHQNGRFLRNPNASFLLNKTVSSTLKPLINAFESYSLVRMDNLTTDSEDVNYMKEVKNHYNLTRVNWNGDPCSPREYSWEGLTCDYSKSNQNPRIVSVNLSASGLKGGLAVSLMNMVSLVYMDLSHNNLTGAIPDYQLKSLKILNLSNNQLVGPIPDSILRRFQAGLLELRLEGNPICSKVKDTYCSNKNKNAIQTMVIAVTVPVVLVSLIVLMCIIWKLCWKGKSDHEDYAMYEEETSLHVDIRRFTYVELKLITNDFQSIIGKGGFGIVYHGKLENGDEVAVKVLMETSIEDSTDFLPEVQTLSKVHHKNLVTLKGYCQNKKCLALIYDFMSRGNLQQLIRGGDDYSLNWEQRLHIALDAAQGLEYLHESCTPSIVHRDVKTPNILLDKNLVGIISDFGLSRAFNDAHTHISTVAAGTLGYLDPEYHATFQLTVKTDVYSFGIVLLEIITSQPPVLMEPQTFHLPNWVRHKIAMGNIHDIVDKRLLDQYDANSLQSVVDLAMNCVENAAIHRPTMTEVVSRLKELLPVVSSEKLSVSASTSSMNPMDAEIRRQFQLTISGVSNEENSFQSGYAGGMSELIHLSGR from the exons ATGGTGATCAATTTCATTTGCTGGCCAAGTACCAAACCGGCATGGATCTTGGCGCTGCTGCTCAACCTGGTCCCGATGATTCAAGTCCACGGCCAGCCTCCTTCTTCTG GGTTCATAAGCATCGACTGTGGATTGAGAAACAGCAGTTCCTACAACGACAGCGCCACCGGGCTATGGTTCGATCCTGACGATGGATATGTCGAGGGTGGCATGAGAAAACAGATATCTCAAAAGTTTATGGCTGATCCCTTCAATGAGCAACAAAAAACCCTGATGAGCTTTCCTGACGGCTCAAGGAATTGCTATACACTGCCATCCACCATCGGTAAGAAGTATCTATTGAGAGCCACGTTTACTTATGGCAACTATGATGGGTTGAACAAGACTCTGGACGGGTCGCTGTTTCTGTTTGGGCTCCATATCGGCGTTAATTCCTGGGAGGCGGTGAACTTGACAAACTGGGACCACACGAGTATACTATGGAAGGAGCTGCTCACCGTTGCTCCGAGCAACTCCTTGTCCGTCTGCTTGGTAAACTTGGGTTCAGGGATTCCCTTCATATCCTCGTTGGAGCTAAGGCCACTCGAAGATACGATGTACCCTTTTGTCAATACTTCTGTTTCAATCAGCCTTTTGGCTCGAACCAGATTTGGCAACGTCGCCGACTCTATCACAAG GTATCCAACAGATAATTATGACCGCATCTGGGAAAGCGACTCCACATCCTACCCCGGGGTCATCCTGAGCACTACCAATAAAGTGGAGAGCCTCCCGGGCAACAACTTCTTCAATATACCGTCGGTCATCATGCAGAATGCCTTGACAGTAGACATGAACTTCTCCAGGTCCAGGATAATCATCACCCCACCAGAAGGTCCCAATATAGACACTAAGAACATGCAGCTTCTCCCAATCTTTCACTTTGCCGAGATCAATGGGAGCAACCCAAACAGGAGGTTCGACATCTACAGTGCCGGCGAATTGCTCTTCTCAGATTTCTCCCCTTCACGATTCCAGGTGGACAGCATGCACCAGAACGGCCGGTTCTTGCGCAACCCAAATGCATCCTTCCTCCTGAACAAGACGGTCAGCTCGACACTCAAGCCATTGATCAACGCGTTCGAGTCCTACTCCCTCGTTCGGATGGATAACCTCACTACTGACTCGGAAGATG TCAATTACATGAAAGAAGTCAAGAACCACTACAATTTGACACGGGTAAACTGGAATGGAGATCCGTGCTCCCCAAGAGAATATTCCTGGGAAGGTTTGACTTGCGACTACTCAAAGAGCAACCAGAATCCAAGGATTGTTTCAGT AAATCTCTCTGCGAGTGGATTGAAAGGTGGATTAGCCGTATCTTTGATGAACATGGTATCACTAGTATACAT GGATTTATCACACAACAATTTGACGGGAGCTATTCCAGACTATCAACTAAAGTCACTCAAAATTCT CAACTTGTCAAACAACCAGCTCGTTGGGCCAATCCCTGATTCTATTCTTCGAAGATTTCAGGCTGGTTTGCTTGAATTAAG ATTGGAAGGCAACCCCATATGCTCAAAAGTCAAAGATACATACTGCTCAAATAAGAATAAGAATGCCATACAAACAATGGTTATTGCAGTGACGGTTCCTGTGGTACTGGTATCCCTCATAGTATTGATGTGCATAATCTGGAAGTTATGCTGGAAAG GGAAGTCAGACCATGAGGATTATGCCATGTATGAAGAGGAAACTTCCCTACATGTTGACATCAGACGATTCACATACGTAGAGCTCAAGCTCATAACAAATGACTTCCAATCAATCATTGGAAAAGGAGGTTTTGGTATTGTTTATCATGGCAAACTGGAAAATGGTGATGAAGTAGCTGTTAAGGTGCTGATGGAAACATCAATAGAGGACTCAACAGACTTCCTCCCTGAG GTACAAACCTTGTCCAAAGTTCATCACAAGAATCTTGTGACTTTGAAAGGATATTGCCAAAACAAGAAGTGCCTCGCTCTCATTTATGACTTCATGTCAAGAGGGAATCTTCAACAGCTCATAAGAGGAG GAGATGACTATAGTTTGAATTGGGAACAACGACTTCATATTGCACTTGATGCTGCACAAG GGCTGGAGTATCTACACGAGTCATGCACCCCATCAATAGTTCACAGAGATGTAAAGACCCCCAACATCCTTCTAGACAAGAATCTGGTGGGGATAATATCTGATTTTGGGCTTTCCCGCgcttttaatgatgctcacacaCACATATCTACTGTTGCTGCTGGCACTCTTGGCTACCTTGACCCTGAGTACCATGCAACTTTCCAACTCACAGTCAAGACAGATGTCTATAGCTTCGGCATCGTGCTTTTGGAGATCATCACTAGCCAGCCCCCGGTATTGATGGAGCCACAAACCTTTCATCTACCAAACTGGGTACGCCATAAGATTGCCATGGGCAATATTCATGACATCGTGGATAAGAGGTTGTTGGATCAGTACGATGCTAATTCTCTCCAGAGTGTGGTAGACCTCGCCATGAACTGCGTCGAAAACGCGGCCATCCATAGGCCGACCATGACCGAGGTTGTTTCAAGGCTCAAAGAGTTGTTGCCAGTAGTTTCAAGCGAAAAGCTGTCTGTTTCTGCTTCAACTAGTAGTATGAACCCCATGGATGCTGAAATTCGAAGGCAATTTCAGTTGACAATTTCTGGAGTAAGCAACGAGGAGAACTCCTTCCAGTCTGGTTATGCCGGTGGGATGTCAGAATTAATCCATTTATCTGGACGGTGA